The DNA window ATCCGCACGCCGCGCTCGCGCAGGATGTGCAGATTGCCGATGGCCGTTTGGGATTCGGCCGCCAGCTCGCTCTCGGTCACCTCGAGCACCAACTGGTCGGCGGGCCACCCCGTGCTCGCCAGAATCCCCGCGACGCGGTCCGCATAACCGGCCTCGGCCAGTTCCAGTCCGCTGACATTGACGTTGAGCGTCAGATCCAGCTGCGCGAAGGTCTCCTGCAACCGGGCCGCGTCCGCACAGGCCCGACGCAACACCAATTCGTCCAGATCGGAGATGAGGTCGTACTCCTCGGCGACCCGGATCAGCCCCTCGGTGGTGACATCGGGCTGCGCACTCGACGACCACCGCAGCAGCGCCTCCACCCCGACCGCCTTGCCGCCGCCCTCGGTGAGACTGACGATCGGCTGATAGTGCACATCGAGCGCGCCGCGGTCGATCGCCTCGCGCAGTTCGACCGCCAGCGGCAGCTGCCGCGACGACTCGAGCACCGTCCGGTTGCGCCCGGCCTGCTTGGCCCGGTACAGACCGACATCCGCGCGACTGACCAGCAGCGAACCGGATTCCCCCGGCTGCCACGAGGTGACACCGGCCGAACATCCGGTGGTCACCGACGCCCGCAGCTGCTCGGTCAGCAGAATCGCCGCCTGCTCGGTGGTATTCGGCAACAACAGCGCGAAGGCGTCGCCGCCGTAGCGCGCCAGTCGCTGATCCGGCGCGAGCAACTTCGACCAGGTGTCGGCGACGCGCCGCAGCACCGCATCGCCGGCGCGGTGGCCGAGGTGATCGTTGATCTTCTGGAAGCGGTCGAGGTCGACGAGCACCAGTGCCAGCCCCTGGCCGGTACGGGTGGCGGTTTCGATCGCGCCGTTCAACGCCCGATCGAAACCGCGGCGGTTGAGCAGTCCGGTGAGCACATCGATATCGGCCTCGGATGCCATTCGGGTCAGGATGCCGACGACCACGCCGACGCCGAAGGTCACACCCGCCGGAATCAGCCCGGACCACCACGGCAAGCCGGGATGAACCGGCCTTATCGGCATCACCCATA is part of the Nocardia sp. NBC_00565 genome and encodes:
- a CDS encoding putative bifunctional diguanylate cyclase/phosphodiesterase: MRGIGSRGDTRTRVRAASALATAMVMSRTTGAFYVMGGALGLLITGIAPGNEGNRALVGTAAAVALLLGLSLLGWGPRLPHGIHHGYVAIATVLVTIAVYAFPNTVGAISLASFYVFVACDAALFFAWPQAFAHIAFAMAMCLWVMPIRPVHPGLPWWSGLIPAGVTFGVGVVVGILTRMASEADIDVLTGLLNRRGFDRALNGAIETATRTGQGLALVLVDLDRFQKINDHLGHRAGDAVLRRVADTWSKLLAPDQRLARYGGDAFALLLPNTTEQAAILLTEQLRASVTTGCSAGVTSWQPGESGSLLVSRADVGLYRAKQAGRNRTVLESSRQLPLAVELREAIDRGALDVHYQPIVSLTEGGGKAVGVEALLRWSSSAQPDVTTEGLIRVAEEYDLISDLDELVLRRACADAARLQETFAQLDLTLNVNVSGLELAEAGYADRVAGILASTGWPADQLVLEVTESELAAESQTAIGNLHILRERGVRIAIDDFGTGYSSLSRLATLPSDILKVDQSFVAAIRSDSPAPPLLGVIAALSSALDLQVIAEGVETEYQAAVLTELGFALAQGYHYSDSHPVSELITDLNEHQGRVGPGLTDRELGDGDLHAANGWLPLG